The genomic segment TAAAAAGTGCGGTCATTAATCGGGTAATTTTAGCGCAAATTTAGGGTTGTTTCCATTTTGCAAAAACGGGGGAGTTAACGACAGTTTGAACTTCATCATAAGCAATGACTTTGCCATTATCCATAAGCACCATACGATCCGCCAAAGCCATTAATTCATCAAGGCTGTGCGTCACATACAGAATGGGGATTTCAATTTCGTGAGAAAGTTTTTCAAGATAAGTTAATAATTCTCTTTTTCGTGGCAAATCTAACGCTGCAAGTGGTTCATCCATAAGTAATATGGACGGATTAGATAAGAGTGCGCGTCCAATAGCCACCCGTTGTTTTTCACCACCAGAAAGCGAAAATACATAGCGTTTTAGCAAATGCTCAATGCCTAATAATTGTAAAATTCCGTCAAAATCCACCGCACTTTTATCTTTCACACCATACATCAAATTACCTTTTACGGAATAATGGGGAAATAAACGAGCGTCTTGAAACACATAACCAATATGTCGTTTATTCGGGGCAAGACAAATATGTTTTTCAATATCGACC from the [Actinobacillus] rossii genome contains:
- the cysA_1 gene encoding molybdate ABC transporter ATPase, whose product is MLEINLKKSLGEMELVVDLQIPARGVTALFGLSGAGKSSLINLVSGLLNPDQGYIRLNHKTLVDIEKHICLAPNKRHIGYVFQDARLFPHYSVKGNLMYGVKDKSAVDFDGILQLLGIEHLLKRYVFSLSGGEKQRVAIGRALLSNPSILLMDEPLAALDLPRKRELLTYLEKLSHEIEIPILYVTHSLDELMALADRMVLMDNGKVIAYDEVQTVVNSPVFAKWKQP